The Variovorax paradoxus genome window below encodes:
- the wrbA gene encoding NAD(P)H:quinone oxidoreductase, whose amino-acid sequence MAKLTIVYYSSTGHTWRIAQAIEEGARAMGAETRLRKVRELAGPETIDAKPAWKEHLQATREVPEATPDDLAWADGFVFGTPTRFGLPAAQLKQFIDTLGPLWAAGGLQDKVAGAFTGAGHLHGGQESTLLALHNVFYHWGSVIVPVGYTDKRISAAGGNPYGSSFSDGRGQGLPAEKLDAARFQGERLARFAGVLAAARAQAAG is encoded by the coding sequence CCATCGTCTACTACAGCAGCACCGGCCACACCTGGCGCATCGCCCAGGCCATCGAGGAAGGCGCGCGCGCCATGGGCGCCGAAACGCGCCTGCGCAAGGTGCGCGAACTCGCGGGCCCCGAGACCATCGATGCCAAGCCGGCCTGGAAGGAACACCTGCAGGCCACGCGCGAGGTGCCCGAGGCCACGCCCGACGACCTCGCCTGGGCCGACGGCTTCGTGTTCGGCACGCCCACGCGCTTCGGCCTGCCGGCCGCGCAGCTCAAGCAGTTCATCGACACGCTGGGCCCGCTGTGGGCCGCGGGCGGGCTGCAGGACAAGGTGGCGGGCGCCTTCACGGGTGCCGGGCACCTACACGGCGGGCAGGAATCGACGCTGCTCGCGCTGCACAACGTCTTCTATCACTGGGGTTCGGTCATCGTGCCGGTGGGCTACACCGACAAGCGGATCTCGGCGGCCGGCGGCAACCCCTACGGCAGCAGCTTCAGCGACGGCCGCGGCCAGGGCCTGCCCGCGGAGAAGCTCGATGCCGCGCGCTTCCAGGGCGAGCGGCTCGCGCGCTTCGCGGGCGTGCTGGCGGCGGCCCGCGCACAGGCCGCCGGCTGA
- a CDS encoding IclR family transcriptional regulator, whose translation MKDAKSGHGADETNGTGHGAGDEDAGGVQAVDTAVRVLSALIDTGAPLMLKTVAERAEMQPPKAHRYLVSFCRSGLAERDAASGGYRLGPLAVRLGLAALRRLNVVQVASPTLGELRDELGFTVGLAVWGAAGPTFVRFEETNDALIISGRPGSVMPMLTSSTGRIFGAYLPASVTAPLIDRELSGVPHPGATPNPAAGRMTRADVETLFESVRKRKLARIQGDLNPGLHGVSAPIFDHAGAVAGVMTVMGSAGLIDTRLDGHVATVLSARAEDVSRRMGWG comes from the coding sequence ATGAAAGATGCGAAGTCCGGCCATGGCGCCGACGAGACGAACGGCACGGGCCACGGTGCCGGCGACGAGGACGCGGGCGGCGTGCAGGCGGTCGACACCGCGGTGCGCGTGCTGTCCGCGCTGATCGACACCGGCGCGCCGCTGATGCTCAAGACCGTGGCCGAGCGCGCCGAGATGCAGCCGCCGAAGGCGCACCGCTACCTCGTGAGCTTCTGCCGCAGCGGGCTGGCCGAGCGCGATGCCGCCAGCGGCGGCTACCGGCTCGGGCCGCTGGCGGTGCGGCTGGGCCTCGCTGCGCTGCGCCGGCTCAACGTGGTGCAGGTGGCCTCGCCCACGCTGGGCGAACTGCGCGACGAACTCGGCTTCACCGTCGGCCTCGCGGTCTGGGGCGCGGCCGGGCCGACCTTCGTGCGCTTCGAGGAGACCAACGACGCGCTGATCATCAGCGGCCGCCCCGGCTCGGTGATGCCGATGCTGACCTCCTCCACCGGCCGCATCTTCGGCGCCTACCTGCCGGCCTCGGTGACGGCACCGCTAATCGACCGCGAGCTGTCGGGCGTGCCGCATCCGGGCGCGACGCCCAACCCGGCCGCCGGCAGGATGACGCGTGCCGACGTCGAGACGCTGTTCGAGTCGGTGCGCAAGCGCAAGCTCGCGCGCATCCAGGGCGACCTCAATCCGGGGCTGCACGGCGTGTCGGCACCGATCTTCGACCACGCGGGCGCGGTGGCCGGCGTGATGACCGTGATGGGCTCGGCCGGCCTGATCGACACCCGCCTCGACGGCCACGTGGCGACCGTGCTGTCGGCGCGCGCCGAGGACGTTTCGCGCCGCATGGGCTGGGGCTGA